AGTCATGCTGTGTTCTGTGTATCGTGTGTGCATGGTCGGGGTGCTTTTCATGATGATCTGGTGCACCGAGTGACAGAGTGCCAGAATACGGTGTTGTTGTATATCCAAGATGGGACTGATTTATGCAAGCTCGTTGATATCGGTGATAAAGTTTTCCCATAATCGGAGATAAGTTTTCTGCTTGGACGGTTAACAAGCGGAACCCATACCAGCTTGTGCCACTCTGGATATTGGCTCGGCGATATGAGATGACCCTTTAATCGATTTTCTGTATGACCAGGGGGAATTCGCCATCGGTTCCCCGTtgtgggtggtggtgtgTGTGTGCGTGTGAGCCAGCGTTGCGGTGGGTACGGTGTGATTGGTGCATGAGAGGGAATTCGCTGTTAGATCGTCTCAATTCAACACTTTCGCAACCTTACCTTGCCACCACGACCGCCGAAAACCCTTCTCATCACATCCTTTTGACACATACTCCTTTTGCAAGACCGTCTTCTCATCAAGAAAACGAACGACATCTTGCATCCATACATATACACTTGCCAAGTGACTAAAAAACCTACCCACTTTTCAAATCAACCAAAATGGTGAGTTACGTCGAATGAAATCGGAACAGGGTCTACAAGGTCGTGTGAAGGAAGGTTTTCCATGGGTGGTCAACGACGATATGGATAtggtcaaggaggatgtcTAATATCGAGGTACTGCTGGAGTCGGAGATGGGCGAGATTGCGGGCTGCAGAGACGAAGGGATCGGGATATAGGATGGGTTATggagtggatggatggtggaTAGACCAATCGTTGGAGTGATTGGAGTCGCTTGTGCGGCCCTCTTTTCCAGAGGTTCGATCTGCCTCCATCCCTCAACCTACCTTTCATCACTACCTCTCTATTGCCTCATACCGGCCTGCCTGGTACTCGATCGGTCATACGATCTCGCCGCTCACACGCATCATGGACCAAAATCTGTTGGAGCTATTGTCTCGCGGCACATGCATTGAAGAATCATCCCGCTGACCTTTgttcctctcctcgtcccatTCAGACTCTCGCCATCGATCTCCTTAACCGACCCGCCGACGTCCAGGCCCGAACTCACAAGCTCAAGAAGGTTGTCCCCGAGCCCAACTCTTTCTTCATGGACGTCAAGTGCCCTGGTTGTTTCGCCATCACGTGAGTGGTTTTTGCTAGCACACTGGTACGAAGTCGCAAGGCAGACCGCGGAGTCGTAGGGTTGGGCTCATCGGAATATGTGGGATATATGCTTACCTTGAtattctcttctcttgcaCCTGATCATCCAATGTCTTGTTTGTAACCAccgatcatctcgacatcttcgaaCACACAATCACACTATCTGCAATATCACTCAATCGCCACACACAGCACCGTCTTCTCCCACGCCTCTACCGTCGTCCAGTGCCAAGGATGCGCCACCGCTCTTTGCCAACCCACCGGTGGTAAGGCCAAGTTGAccgagggtgagtgcggtTCTCTCCTCTATACGATCATAAGCTACATCTCGCCCATCGATATATACTGATGCATTCCGTTCAACTCGTAGGCTGCTCTTTCCGACGAAAGAACTAGAGCTGAAATCAAGTAAATCGAGGAGTGGAGCGCGTCGAGTCGGGGAGGACGGACGGATGGGATGGATTGATGGATTTCAGATTCGGTTCTTTTAGCATGCCCTTTTTTCCATGTCACTTTATCATCACGCACTCGAGCCTGGAGGTGTCGTTCGCGGATCTGGCAGTTGTGCGAATCTGACGTTTGTCGATGTGACTCGTCTTGGTACTCGGAGGTCCAGCTTTTGTTGTCGGTGTGAGCGGAGGACGGAGAGTCTGGTTGTGTTGGAGGGAAGGATTGAAATCACACTAGCGAGTGTCAAAAGTGCTTCTCGGCAGGGTCGGAGAGTGATCCTGCGTCATGCGTCCGGTGTACGGACTATCTCCATAACTCAGTTGTGGTCCCGGTCAAGCTCAATCGACCGAGCTGACAGTTGAACTACTGCTGATTCGAATGCCTCAGCGAATCACCACAGTTCCTTGTCTGCTTTTGCTAATTGGATACCTAACAAAGTCCAAGAGCAGTTCTTCTGCCTTTGAACGCCCGGAACAGACCTCAGACCTGGCTGATGGTTTGCCGACACTCTCTTACATATATGTATTACTGATGATGTTCTGTTATCCTCTACTGATTGATCGGCTAACTGTAAGTTACATATTGCGTCAGACTTCTTTCACTTTACTCgctcttcccctcttttTAGCAGCAGGTTTTAtaccctcctcttcttctaccaCAGCCACgttctccttgttctcctccagtccctcttccacgtgcacttgctcttgctctccttcttcctctttcactaCGGTTTTCTTGGCCCCGCTTTGCCTCCCCCTTTTCGTTTTTGCTGGTCCTTTGGAAGTTgactcctctctcgcttcaGCTATAACCCCTTCCCCAGCAGCGACCACATCAGATTTCCTTTTCCTGCTCTTTGTCGCCGTCGCCGTCGCCGTCGCCTTCGCTCCCACCGTCCCTTCTTGATGTACCaatccctcttcgccatcaACTTCCATACCCGCGTCATTTCTCGCTCCAaccgtcttcttccccttgatAACGCTTTCGTCGCCAATGtcgccatctccttctttctctaTGTCGGACAAGTTGATGGGTTCACCATCTGAATCGACTTCACCGGTCTCTTTCGTTTTCCTGCAGAGGAGGAACAAGTCGTCAGCCGTGTATATACAaagcttcttcgccttgaggatgaagaagcttCGTTGCAACCCAAGCAATTTCACACATCTGGACGTGTGAGACcccactcacttcttcagACTGCTCTTACGACCCTTCGTATGCATGCCAGGATTGGGGTCCGGTGGCCGCAGATTGTCGTGAATGACATCCTCGAGACCGCTACGACATCATCGCAACGTCAGCCTCCAACCACATAGACTGTCATCAAGGACGAACTTACTATATCCTATAGAGCTCAAACACGGCTTGTTCCTATAAAGATCGTCTTGTCAGTCCGTTGAGGCTGGGGTACGACGAATTCGAACCCACCTTATCTTTCGCTTCGATCATTAGATCCACATCGTCCGGCAAGTCTGGAGGTAAAGTCTTACATCTATCCGCATGTGCTCTTCGCTCCATGACACTTTCGGCTCCGGGACGGGGCTCGGACAGATGTTGCTTCATGGGGATACCTCGTCTTTTCCATATCTCGGCGATTTTGGGTATCAGGACGGAAGGCGGCTTGGAGGAAGGGTAGATCCAGTCGTGGTGCTTCGAGTGGTATGTTGTCAACTTCTCGCCTTCTCGCATTCAAAATGGAAGATGGCACACTGACATAGTCGAAGATTATGGGAATGTCAAGCTCATCgcagagagggaagatgtcGTCGACGTTATAGCAGATCTGTTGAAACATCAGCAAGAGTAGTTGCCACAAGTGACGATGGCATCaagaactcacctcgtcgttTTCGAGAACCagtctcttcttcacatTTTCGCTGAGACGGGACGTGTAATTCTCCTTGAACCTCGCCAGAGTACTTTCTTTATCTCCATAGATACCGCCCATATGAATGCTACGCCATAGATGCGCTCAGTTCGTAGCCGTATAGCAGCGATCCAAAAggagatcactcacatcatgaCTCCTTCAATCCCGATTTCCATCCTGTCCATAATCTCACACTGATAATTCAGCTCTCGGATTGACGCTTCCACCACCCCATCTTTAGGTGACCCAATTTGAGTGAACTAAAGCAGATCATCAGGTACAACTCTGTCGATACAGCCAGCTACCAGGACATGACTAACCTGTCCCGGATGCATAGTCAATCGATGACCATATTGCTTTGCCAgtcttccagcttcttTCAGTCCCTCATCTGCGAAGGAAAGGTCGTAGCCGTATTTGGCGTGAGAAGCAAATGGGAACATCTCCGAAGACATGCGCATGAAACGGATTCTGACCCCAGAGATCAGTTGCGTTTCTCTATCCAGTCAGAGGCCACATATTCTCACTTGTTGTCTTCATTCCACTACGTAACCGAAATGCGGCGTCAGCATAGTACATCTAATTGGGGAGCCAGCCGAAGTGAGGGTGCGGAATGGTCACCCACCTGTATCATTGTTTTCAGATCTCTCACGTTCAGCAATGCCAAGCCCTTCGGTAACTCCatcccctcttcctctatACTTGCGATCCGACACGTCCTCGAACAGAAGATGCTATCCGGTTTCGTACCTCTCAGCACAGTGTTCAAGCATGCATAACCCAGTCGACCTGTTACCGAAAACAAAATTCTCAGTCAGCAATCGACAGTATTCTCCCCTGCCACACACACCTTTGAATGTGGTagtcttcctctccacatCGGGTATATCGTAAACCTTTTTAGGGTACACCTTGgcctttctcttcttcttcacaaCCTCATtaccatcttcatcaagcTCCGGCTCATCCACTGCTATCCTCGATTTCTTAGGTGTAggcttcttcaccttcttaggtttctcctccatcgtcTCTGCtgcctcctcgtcctcccctCCTGCCTTTATGCCAGCTGTGGCTTTGATTTTGGGCGTggtcgtcttcttctttttcgGGGTAGCCTTTTTCTTGACAGAGGTCTTGACTACACTTTCCGGCTCTGAGAGTTCTGATAAATCAGGCATCTCGAATCCtccatctgcttctccctcttcttcatgatCGTGGCCAGGTTCAGTTTCGACATATGAGATATCTTTCTTCGTTGATCGTTTCCGTTGACTCAGCACTCGTTCTGTCGCCGCATCGACCACGGCCTTTGCTTCTTgtttctccatctcgtccgcGTCCATCCGTgacggtgaagaagagataggTGTGAGAGACCCTTCTGATCCAGCTGAGGTCTTGGAGATCAACGCCTGAGGAGCTGATGGGATATGTTCAATCGCGTCGACCAGTGTGTGATGCGGTGCGAGGGCGTCCCCATTACTGGCTGAGGTGTGTAGCTCAGCGGTCGTTGGTGCTGCGACTGTGCCCGTGGAGGATCGTGTCTTTCGAGGGGCCATGGTGAGGGTCGGGGTTGAAATTTGGTGAGAACGTCTCAAAAACAAAAGTGGAGACGGTCCGATAAAAGATGTGAGGCGATcgcttgttgttgtcgatcTGATGAGATGGTGAATCGATCGTTTGAAACAAGTAAAAAACATAAGACGGTCGGTGAACAAAGatggaaaggaagaagctaACACTGTACTTCAATCTATCCAACAAGACATTGAGCTCCAATGTTGATAAAGTAGTCGCGTAGTCGGCCCTCATCACAGACATCAAAATCTGTCTCTACAAATCCTCTCCTCACCAGTTCATCTACTACCGGCGGCGATCGAGATTGCATCGAAGTACGTCACCAAAGGATGGAGACCCCGCAACTGGAACAGATGTATTACGTAACTCTTTCGACTCTGTATTCAATCTCTGTAAGTTGCGCTGAAAATATGTTTCCACTGTGCCCAGCAGCCGTCGTGAATGTGATATATGTGCGCAAGCGTGATAGCGATGCTTGGGTGAGCAAGGACACAGAGGATGACTAACCCCTGCCAGCGATGTATCGATCATGGCGGCTTCTAAAAAGAGATTCCTGCTCATGTCCGCTCGAGCACGACCAAGCGGTCGGTGCGCATCAATCAGTCGCGCATATTCATGCTCAGTCGGTATGGTACACTGTGTCTCACCCCTGTATCGTATATGAGAGTCGGCAAGGAGACAGAAGACTGCCCATGATGTGCTACCTAAAATCTGTCTTCCTAACCAGGTTGACCGACAGCGCCTTCACGCCTCATTTTCATCTGCACACCTATAAACACCCGCTCCGGTGCTTCACCGACTTGGACTTGAGTAGGACCTTTGAAACTGGATACGCGGCGGCGCAGGTCGCTGTGATCATCTCCTGACTGTACACAAAGTACGCCCTGCCCCGGACTAGGTGGCTCGCGAGGCTCAACTCTTCCTTATCTGATTCCTTCGTCTCGTTCCAAGTCATCCAGATCCAATCGAAGATCGCAACCTTCCCAGTTCACAATGGCTGTTGAGCAGCCAGCAATCGCCAGAAGAGTTCGGGCAGATTCGAGTCAAGACGTGACGGAATTGTCCCCTCTTTGAGCAGCACCAGGAATCTGGCATAGAGCAAAGACTGATTTCCAGTAACTTGCGCGGTCAAACAAAGTTGTACGTTTTGACTTGGATGATAAATCCTGAACGTGATATCAATACTTTTCCGGTTTGGCATTTGCCACTGCTTGTCAAGGACGCCCGAAACCAAAACTGTTTCATTTGTCCAAAGGCCCGGGGAAAAGGCAGGCTTCGACAAACGCGCAGAGACGGTAACTTGAGTGCTGCGTGCTCAACTTTGGGACCGCGATGGAGTTGTACATTTCATCGCGCGTCTgacaaggaaggagggCTTCAGTCACACCTGACTGCTGATCATGACGAATGCggcatcatcttcaacagCGGCGTTGCACCTTGCGACGCAACCATATGTCCTCTTCACCAGATCCAAGAGCTGACTGTGCCAAGTTACGATACAGAACGTGTGCACGGACCACTTTGGTTGTTTCGTGACCGGCACGGTTCAGGGTGGACCTGGCGTTTCACCGGAACTCAGGAACGATTGACCGACCAAATTCCCCGATGAGGTAAAAGAAAAAGGGTCAGAGGACAGTTGATAGCTCGGACGCGTCTGCCTTTGTCTTTTCACATGCCCCTGTTTTCATTCTTCACTCCTTTCGCGTCCCACTGAGCCTTGGACCACCGAACTGTCAGCTTTCAAGTGAGCCTGCATACCCTCCGTACCTCGGTTCTGCAGGACCCACGTAATAATGTTCATGGGATcacccccccccccttgGTCCCTTGGTCTAACGCATCTCTCAAACGGATCTTACGGCCACTACCGATCGGGTTGGTTGTTTCTGTTGACACGCTCACCATACGGATCGATCCATCAGTCACGCGTCGACGAATACGAATACGAATACCTTTGATTTCTCTCAACTTCGGGCACATTATTGCACCTGCTAACCCCTCTTCTCACATTCACATGGGAAGAAAAAGTGACGACTTACTCGTTGCCCTTGGAGTACATTGCACTCCTCCTTGCTCCTTGTtcattcactcactcactcgacTTTCACTTCGACCCATCTGTTGAACAGAGGCTCATCCTTTCTATTTTCGTGACTCTCACAACAGTTTCGCCTGAGCGAGACTCTCACCTTCATTGTCACTTCGTTGCCTTCATTGCCACTTCATTCATTCATAGACACAAAGTAACCATCTCATCACGCTCAACTGCTTTCGGTCGATTTGATATACGACCTCCTCGCCAGTCAATTACAAGAACACTCTTTACACCTCGCAGCTCGACGTTACGCTCCGTTGGACACGGATACCGACCTCAGCATTACTCGACCAGtttcgagaaggaggatagACGGAGGACGGATCTTGACGATCCAGAACTGAGCAAGACTAGAAGAACTGAATAGCGGAAGGGACATCGACTGTCCTCGTACTCTTTGACAGAGTTTCGACACGCTTCAAGCGCTCGACAACATACTCGATCTATCACATTGACACTGGCATACCAATCGGCAAACAGACGATCCGAGTACTGCATTATCACATTCATCGAACACACATCATACAACACCATCAAATACACATCTCACCCGCATATTCGTCCCTAGGCAAGCGCTCGGCCTCGTCAGGCCCCCCCCCGCCTTAACATGctcatcctcccttctctccttgccCTAGCGGTGCTACCTCTGATACGGGCCGCGCCAAGTCTCAACTTCCCTCTTGCAGAACAGCAACCTCCCGTCGCGCGAATAGGCACCGAGTATGtcttcgaccttctcgCTGCGACATTCAACTCGTCTTCAACCACTGAGATCAACTACACCACATCTGGTCTTCCAGGATGGTTGACTTGGGATCCGCCCAGCCTGGCCTTTCATGGCACGCCCGCAGCTTCAGACGCTGGCGAGGAGGTGATCACTTTGGCCGCGAATGACGGTACCGGATCAACGACATCCAACTTCACTCTTGTCGTTACCAATTACACTGTCCCAGGCGTCCATCAATCCTTCTACACTCAGATCAGACGGCCCAACCTCCACGCCATATCATCTGCTACTATCCTTCCGGGGGGTACTGGCGTATCCATCCCACCTTATTGGTCTTTCTCATTAGGGTTCCAGAGCGACACTTTCCGGATGTCTCGAACAGATCCCACCAACGGAAACCTGTATTCTGCTGCTCATCTCAGAGGATCAGTCGGTCTCCCATCATGGTTGCATTTCGACAACCAGACCTTCACTTTCACAGGTGTCGCGCCTGGTGAAGGGAGTTACACGATCGTAGCGACCGGTACGGACTTTTGGGGATATACAGGAGCACAGACCAGTTTCGTGATTGAAGtcggacaaggagaaggaatcGAAATTGCAAGGGGTCAAAATTTGACGAATGCGGAGACTATGGCGAAATCGAAGCTGAACTACACTGTCGATCTGGATGGGATCCTCCTCGGTGGGAATCAAGTGACAAAAGAGGATGTGACAATCAGCTTGGCCAACAACGACTACAACTGGTTGGAAATCGACAGGTAGGTGGAGAGATTTGGGGGCGTAAGCTATTGCAAGGTGCTGATAGGTGTATTTTTGACAGTTCGACCAACGTCATTTCTGGCACTGTACCAGACAAGTACCAGAATGGTACATTCAACTCGCTCTCTGTTCCCCTCAACATTGTACCTACCAATACTTCCAACACACTATCTTTGACCACTTGGCTCGGGATCGATGTGGTCCCTTACTTCTTCACAAGCTACTCTCTCCCCAATGGTACCGCTAAACCCTCTCAGACCTACGATTTCGACTTGTCCAGCTATCTCGTCAACAAGACGGCCACCGTCAACGCAACCGTCCTCCCTACCGATGCTGCGAAATGGTTGACTTTCTACACCAACAACTTGTCTCTTGTTGGAGTGACTCCAAGCAGCCCCCACTACAACCAGGTTCAGGTGGTATTTGAGGCCACCATGGGTCAGCTTGCAGCTACCACGTCACTCTTCGTCAGCCTTGCTGGGGTGACGGAGTCCACCACTAGCACTGACACGGCAGCTGTGCCTACTTCGAATCAGGGTACCACCCAAGGCGGTAAAGGTATCTCTCGAGCAGCCAAGATCGCTATGGGTGTGTGTCTTGgtctgctcctcctcgtcacgatcctcctcatcctcttcttctgctgttGCCGACGCCGCAAGACCAAGCAAGccaacgagaagaaagatgacgatgatgcggaCAGTTTCGTAGCCACTTCGCCCGTCAACCATCAAGATCCTTTCCGCAGGAGTAACACTCTGGACCCACCTCGAAACCTTTTGGGAGAGATCGCTAGGTTCTCGGGACTCAATCTGAGCTCTGGCAACGGACATCAACGGAATACCTCGCTGAGCACCGATGCGACTCTTGCGGTCAGCGCCAACGAAAAGCCACACCGACTCGACGGTCTCAAGGGTATCTTCGGGTGGACGACAAAGGATGACGAAAATGAGAAACCTGCAATCATCTCACCACAGATCccaacatcatcttctcgctctttcATTGGCTACCCCGACGTTATTGGTATCAGTGACCCTGTGGAACGACCTTCCCAAGACGCTTCATCATTTACGGCATCCTTCATTTCAGAGTCTTCTCGAGCAAGTTGGGAATCTAAAGGATCATTCCAGTGGTCTTCGGGAGAGAATGGGCCGGATGATGGCGAAGGCGATGAGGTGGCTAGCCTTGGAGCTGTGGGCGGCGGCAACCGGATCTCAACCGCCGAAAGTATTCCTAGACCCAGACCGAACTTCACTCCTCGATATCCACGACATCAATCACCCAGTGCTTTGGCGAGATTGACGAATCTTGATGAAGCGGGATCTCACTCTTCTTTCAGCGAATTCCACTCTTCGCAAGGAGGTCACGGTGCAAGAGACAGTCTACAATCTTCAGGGTTAGGGTTTGAATCCAACTCCCTTATGGGTAGCGGATCCATGTTCCAATCTGGATCGAGTTTCCCGGCAGGTCCTAGCGGTTTGAGCCGCTTTGGCGAATCTGCAACGGGAGGATTCCGATCGACCGACaccgatgacgaggacggaTTGTCTGTGGAAGGACCCGCTGTAGTTGCGATGGCTGAACGACAATCTTTTGAGACCCGTCGACCTCAACGGCAAGATTCTCGAACAAATCCTAGACTGAAGGCTGGACGAGAACGAAGTGCAAATGGACCTCTACATGCACCACCGAGCGAGAAGTCAAGAGAGGCCATAGCGGAGGAAGGAAACAGAGTCAGCATGTTTGAAGACGCCGAGCCAGACATGGCAAGACGATCTACTGTCTACGCCCCGAGTGAAGCGACTACCAACCCGGGATTAGGATACCCCAATTCTGCGATCTACTTTGGGTCACCGAATCTCGAGCCGGAAATTGACACTTCCACGAATCGAGCTTCGAGTGTTCCTTCCGAAGCGACAGCacgatcatcgacgatccGAGCGGTACCCTTCCGCGAGGCTAACCCTATGTCACCACCACTTCCCCAAGTCGGCAGCTTCATCCGACACAGAAGGACGAACACTGCAGGCTCAGCCTCTGGATCGGGCAACCATGGTCGGCCGACCTCTGGAGCGAATGACGGTCGAGTCCAAGCGATTGCCAACGAGACATTCTCCATCCATCCTCAAATAAACCCACCGCCAACCGTCTCTTTGAGCTCGGCCACATGGTCGTCCAATCCTCCATCGACTTATCGAGCcgaagtggaaggtggCGGTAGTCTACCGAGTTGGTTACATTTCGACGCGAGGGAACTTGAACTGTGGGGCGTACCGCCCATGCGGAGTTTGGGAGATGTGACGGTCGTGAGGATCGTGGAGAGAAGTGCCAGAGAccagaggaggagcgatCCGATGAGTTTCGGTTATGAACCTCctcaggagaaggaggtcggACGGGTGACgatcgagtgagtgtggcCTGGCATCGATCGTACTGGAAAATGATTGCTGATGGCATGTCCGATTTGTAGAGTCTCGGATAGGATGAGAAGTCCACAATTCGCCTTGGAAGGTTCTCCTCATGCGCTGTGA
Above is a window of Kwoniella newhampshirensis strain CBS 13917 chromosome 9, whole genome shotgun sequence DNA encoding:
- a CDS encoding 40S ribosomal eS27 domain-containing protein; the encoded protein is MRFDLPPSLNLPFITTSLLPHTGLPGTRSVIRSRRSHASWTKICWSYCLAAHALKNHPADLCSSPRPIQTLAIDLLNRPADVQARTHKLKKVVPEPNSFFMDVKCPGCFAITTVFSHASTVVQCQGCATALCQPTGGKAKLTEGCSFRRKN
- a CDS encoding UV damage endonuclease UvdE → MAPRKTRSSTGTVAAPTTAELHTSASNGDALAPHHTLVDAIEHIPSAPQALISKTSAGSEGSLTPISSSPSRMDADEMEKQEAKAVVDAATERVLSQRKRSTKKDISYVETEPGHDHEEEGEADGGFEMPDLSELSEPESVVKTSVKKKATPKKKKTTTPKIKATAGIKAGGEDEEAAETMEEKPKKVKKPTPKKSRIAVDEPELDEDGNEVVKKKRKAKVYPKKVYDIPDVERKTTTFKGRLGYACLNTVLRGTKPDSIFCSRTCRIASIEEEGMELPKGLALLNVRDLKTMIQWNEDNKIRFMRMSSEMFPFASHAKYGYDLSFADEGLKEAGRLAKQYGHRLTMHPGQFTQIGSPKDGVVEASIRELNYQCEIMDRMEIGIEGVMIIHMGGIYGDKESTLARFKENYTSRLSENVKKRLVLENDEICYNVDDIFPLCDELDIPIIFDYHHDWIYPSSKPPSVLIPKIAEIWKRRGIPMKQHLSEPRPGAESVMERRAHADRCKTLPPDLPDDVDLMIEAKDKEQAVFELYRIYGLEDVIHDNLRPPDPNPGMHTKGRKSSLKKKTKETGEVDSDGEPINLSDIEKEGDGDIGDESVIKGKKTVGARNDAGMEVDGEEGLVHQEGTVGAKATATATATKSRKRKSDVVAAGEGVIAEAREESTSKGPAKTKRGRQSGAKKTVVKEEEGEQEQVHVEEGLEENKENVAVVEEEEGIKPAAKKRGRASKVKEV